TCTTCTTTTTGGCTCTCTTTATTGTCTCTTTTGGTAGTTCTACAGGTTTTAAGTCATTGATCTGTTGTTTTATTATTGCATCCTTTAATGATATTCCATCGGCTTTTACAGCTCTTAGCTTGGCCATTTTATGTGCCCCTTCTTTACTCCATGATATGGGGCCTCTTGATAGCCTTTCTGATAATATGTGACTTACATGGCTTTCTGCACTGCAGCCTGTTATTTCATCTTGATAGTCTTTGTATGCACATATGCCATCCCAGTTATTATTAATATATATCAGGCATTTGTTTATTGGGTCATTGGGTCCATCTGTCTTTAACTCTTCATGTTTTTGAATGAGTATTTCATTTACTTTTTCTCTGTCTTTTTTAAGTATGGCTCTCCATAGGTCTCTTTTTGATTTTTTGTCATTCTTAAGAGCCGCTGTTATGTACTTTTGTAGATGGAAAAGGTCTAGTACATATATGGCATTGGGTAGATATTCTGCTCCAAATCTTATCCAGTCTGCTCCGTCTCCTGTTATATATATCTTCTTTATGGATTCTTCTTCATATGTGTCTTTTATATATGTCCAGACATCTTTCCAGAGGTCTTCTGTTTCTTCTCCTTCATATATTCCGGAAAAGTATTTTGGATTTTTGAGTGCATTTCTATCTCCCGTCGTTTCTTTACCTTCATGGACATATACAAGTTTAACTATTGCATTTTTGCCATTCTGTAAGTGTAT
This Calorimonas adulescens DNA region includes the following protein-coding sequences:
- a CDS encoding ISLre2 family transposase, encoding EIIDLSTILSYEKSIKELKRDGSKCNLSRQTVMNTLKKTDDIESYKIPKTKKKTDILYIEADEDHIHLQNGKNAIVKLVYVHEGKETTGDRNALKNPKYFSGIYEGEETEDLWKDVWTYIKDTYEEESIKKIYITGDGADWIRFGAEYLPNAIYVLDLFHLQKYITAALKNDKKSKRDLWRAILKKDREKVNEILIQKHEELKTDGPNDPINKCLIYINNNWDGICAYKDYQDEITGCSAESHVSHILSERLSRGPISWSKEGAHKMAKLRAVKADGISLKDAIIKQQINDLKPVELPKETIKRAKKKINKIYSQISNIDNLPVLLNKRTFTSMAIRSLLHDYAII